One part of the Marinobacter sp. M3C genome encodes these proteins:
- a CDS encoding TRAP transporter substrate-binding protein has translation MLANKNNEISETSMKILKTALLASVFALGVQAAQAAETQIKFGHVGGPGSLFEKSVNEFARIANEKLEGKAEVIPFGSSQLGSDSQMLNKLKLGTLDLALPSSVMSSVAPEFSVFEMPYLIEDREHMKRVRDELVRDVLYQAAEDKGYRVIGVWENGFRQITNNVRPIVVPADLDGIKLRTPNGVWRVEMFQSYGASPAPMALSEAFVALQTGAMDGQENPLVQIYSQRFHEVQDYLSITNHVYTPAYVLAGARWSRLPEDVRNVLIETAQEVEAFALEQGEMLDNSLVEKMKAEGMQVNKADQKAFVAGSDAIYKKFADEVEGGQEMLDKVSQLRK, from the coding sequence TTGCTTGCAAATAAAAACAATGAAATATCGGAGACCAGTATGAAAATCTTGAAGACAGCATTGCTCGCTTCGGTGTTTGCGCTAGGTGTACAAGCCGCGCAGGCAGCAGAGACCCAGATCAAGTTTGGTCATGTAGGGGGTCCGGGATCTTTATTCGAAAAATCAGTCAACGAATTCGCAAGAATTGCCAATGAAAAGCTGGAAGGTAAGGCCGAGGTCATACCTTTTGGTTCCAGTCAGTTAGGCAGTGACTCCCAGATGCTGAATAAACTGAAACTGGGTACGTTGGACCTCGCTTTGCCCTCGTCCGTCATGAGCAGTGTCGCACCCGAATTTTCGGTGTTTGAAATGCCCTACCTGATTGAAGACAGGGAGCACATGAAGCGCGTACGGGATGAACTCGTGCGGGACGTGCTTTACCAGGCTGCAGAAGACAAAGGCTACCGAGTTATTGGCGTTTGGGAGAACGGCTTTCGGCAAATAACCAACAATGTCCGGCCTATCGTTGTGCCTGCGGATCTGGATGGCATCAAGCTAAGGACCCCCAACGGGGTGTGGCGCGTTGAGATGTTTCAAAGCTATGGTGCGAGTCCTGCCCCAATGGCACTTTCCGAAGCCTTCGTTGCGTTGCAGACAGGCGCGATGGACGGCCAAGAGAATCCTCTGGTCCAAATCTACTCCCAACGATTCCACGAGGTTCAGGATTACCTGTCAATAACCAATCACGTTTACACACCCGCCTATGTATTGGCTGGCGCCCGCTGGAGCCGACTGCCTGAGGATGTCAGAAATGTGCTGATTGAGACAGCTCAAGAAGTGGAAGCCTTTGCACTTGAACAAGGCGAAATGCTTGATAACAGTCTGGTCGAAAAAATGAAAGCTGAAGGGATGCAGGTAAACAAAGCAGATCAGAAAGCATTTGTTGCCGGCTCAGACGCGATCTACAAAAAGTTCGCTGATGAAGTAGAAGGCGGTCAGGAAATGCTGGATAAGGTTAGTCAGCTCCGCAAGTAA
- a CDS encoding enoyl-CoA hydratase/isomerase family protein codes for MNKPDQGSVDCKVSQGVAWVGFNRPANRNAMTWSMYDSLERICEEMDGKAEVSAVVFYGYGGEAFVAGTDIKQFADFDHGDQGIAYERRIDSVLHSLETMKTPTIALLEGFCVGGGAAIALACDFRYCTPSLKFGVPIAKTLGNCLSVTNVSRLMDLVGIPRTKEILMAAKLIEAPEAASFGLVSEVFEADVIRDEVDKKAQAFSQRAPLTVQAAKEIINRVLAHRRTAADVSDDWVRTCYASADFKAAVNKFVTKTPFEWTGK; via the coding sequence ATGAATAAACCTGACCAAGGCAGTGTCGACTGCAAGGTAAGCCAAGGGGTGGCCTGGGTTGGCTTCAATCGCCCAGCAAACCGCAATGCAATGACGTGGAGTATGTACGATTCACTGGAGCGGATTTGTGAAGAGATGGACGGGAAAGCTGAGGTAAGCGCTGTCGTTTTCTATGGCTACGGTGGGGAAGCATTCGTAGCCGGAACGGACATCAAGCAATTTGCTGATTTTGACCACGGTGATCAGGGCATTGCTTATGAACGCCGTATTGACAGTGTGCTCCATAGCCTGGAAACCATGAAAACGCCGACCATCGCGCTGCTTGAAGGTTTTTGTGTCGGCGGTGGAGCAGCTATTGCGCTTGCTTGCGATTTTCGTTATTGCACGCCCTCGCTGAAGTTCGGGGTACCGATTGCTAAAACCCTGGGCAATTGCCTGTCGGTCACCAACGTTTCACGCCTGATGGATCTCGTGGGTATCCCCCGAACCAAGGAGATTCTGATGGCGGCAAAACTGATCGAGGCACCGGAGGCCGCGTCCTTTGGGTTAGTCAGCGAGGTTTTTGAAGCCGATGTCATCAGGGATGAGGTCGACAAAAAAGCGCAGGCTTTCAGTCAGCGAGCGCCTTTGACGGTGCAGGCCGCCAAAGAAATTATCAACCGCGTGCTCGCACACAGACGGACGGCTGCGGATGTCAGTGATGACTGGGTGAGAACCTGCTATGCCAGTGCCGACTTCAAAGCAGCGGTCAATAAGTTCGTCACCAAGACGCCGTTTGAATGGACCGGCAAATAG
- a CDS encoding FAD-binding and (Fe-S)-binding domain-containing protein produces the protein MSDVAARLAHELAGDVLFDDASRGRYSTDASIYQIMPVGVVIPRNQADLQLAVDIARDAKVPVLARGAGTSQCGQTVGEAIILDTSRWLNQIVEFDEEKQTVVVEPGLVLDDLNRWLKPHGLWFPVDVSTAAQCTIGGMAGNNSCGSRSIKYGNMVHNVLGIDALLADGSQGHFGLTSNLPVNERIRAIAQQVQHIAERENANIMESFPKVLRRVGGYNLDIFNCQNSRPYNLDGQVNLAHLLVGSEGTLGLTQRIKLQLAPLPVHKVLAVVNFVQFYQAMDLTQHIVTLNPSAVELVDRTMIDLAIENAAFRPVIEKALIGKPKAILLVEFSGEDAQKLRGDLAKLNELMGDLGLPDCVVSMTGAAEQAALWNVRKAGLNIMMSMKGDGKPVSFIEDCAVPLESLAEYTSKLTEVFHRHGTEGTWYAHASVGTLHVRPILDMRRDGAQKMRAIAEEASALVREYKGAFSGEHGDGICRGEWVAWQFGPQLNAAFKEIKQLFDPENLLNPGKIVDTPRMDDPDYFRFNKGYKGIPITPALDWSGWDVLRDPLTGEQSAPGSAGDPTSGLIKAVEMCNNNGHCRKFDAGTMCPSFRITREEQHLTRGRANTLRLALSGQLGSDGLAGNDVKEALDLCVSCKGCKRDCPTGVDMAKMKIEARSAWSKKHGISLRDRFVAEMPRYAAYARHFSSVIAAVERVPFLSDWIKRTLGLAEQRALPNFCGNYLAGAAAKPGSAVYEKEVLLFVDTFNNYLEPSNAEAAQRVLTAAGYHVHVNKAPSERPLCCGRTYLASGQVDKAKAEAKRTLEYLMPFVERGISIVGLEPSCLLTLRDEFLQYGYGEQAVALSKASFLFEEFLVKEQEAGRLKLELKALETPRVLLHGHCHQKAFDALRPVEQVLRWIPELEVKNIETSCCGMAGSFGYEREHYEASMQMAELSLLPAVRKAAADDLVVADGTSCRHQIHDGANKTALHVAKVLESALA, from the coding sequence ATGTCTGATGTTGCCGCTCGTTTGGCACATGAACTTGCGGGCGATGTGCTTTTTGACGACGCCTCACGCGGACGATACTCCACGGACGCGTCTATCTACCAGATTATGCCGGTCGGTGTCGTGATACCCCGCAATCAGGCGGACTTGCAACTAGCTGTTGATATAGCACGGGATGCAAAAGTTCCGGTACTTGCGCGCGGGGCGGGCACCAGCCAGTGCGGCCAGACTGTTGGCGAGGCGATCATTCTGGATACCAGCCGCTGGTTAAATCAGATTGTCGAGTTTGACGAAGAGAAACAGACAGTGGTCGTTGAACCCGGTCTGGTTCTTGACGACCTAAACCGCTGGCTCAAGCCCCATGGGCTTTGGTTCCCGGTTGATGTATCAACGGCCGCCCAATGCACCATTGGTGGTATGGCGGGCAATAACTCCTGTGGCTCAAGGTCCATCAAGTACGGCAACATGGTCCACAATGTTCTGGGTATCGACGCCTTACTTGCGGACGGTTCGCAAGGGCATTTTGGTTTGACCAGCAACCTACCTGTCAATGAAAGAATTCGCGCAATAGCCCAGCAGGTGCAGCACATCGCAGAGCGGGAAAACGCCAACATAATGGAGAGTTTTCCCAAGGTTCTGCGTCGCGTGGGTGGTTATAATCTTGATATCTTCAACTGCCAGAATTCGCGTCCTTATAACCTGGACGGCCAGGTTAATCTCGCACACCTGTTAGTCGGTTCTGAAGGAACTCTGGGGCTTACACAGAGAATCAAGCTTCAGCTTGCACCGCTACCGGTTCACAAAGTGCTGGCCGTAGTTAACTTCGTTCAGTTCTATCAGGCCATGGACCTGACCCAGCACATCGTTACTCTCAATCCATCAGCGGTAGAGCTGGTGGATCGCACCATGATAGACCTTGCGATTGAAAATGCAGCGTTCCGGCCCGTGATCGAGAAAGCGCTAATTGGCAAACCCAAAGCCATTCTGCTGGTTGAATTCTCCGGGGAAGACGCGCAGAAACTGCGAGGCGATCTGGCAAAGCTCAATGAGCTGATGGGGGATCTGGGTTTACCCGATTGTGTCGTTAGCATGACCGGCGCCGCTGAACAGGCCGCTTTGTGGAATGTGCGCAAGGCAGGCCTTAACATCATGATGAGTATGAAAGGTGACGGCAAGCCTGTTTCCTTTATTGAAGACTGCGCAGTACCGCTTGAAAGCCTTGCAGAATATACCAGTAAGCTCACCGAAGTATTTCATAGACATGGCACGGAAGGGACCTGGTATGCCCACGCCAGTGTTGGCACTTTGCATGTTCGGCCGATCCTGGATATGCGTCGTGACGGAGCGCAAAAAATGCGTGCAATCGCCGAAGAAGCGTCAGCGCTGGTGCGCGAATACAAAGGTGCTTTTTCCGGCGAGCATGGCGATGGGATCTGTCGCGGAGAGTGGGTGGCCTGGCAGTTTGGGCCACAGCTCAATGCGGCATTCAAGGAGATTAAACAGCTTTTCGATCCTGAGAATTTGCTGAACCCCGGCAAAATAGTCGATACCCCGCGAATGGATGATCCAGACTACTTCCGGTTTAATAAAGGGTATAAGGGCATACCAATAACGCCAGCGCTCGACTGGTCAGGCTGGGATGTACTTCGCGATCCGTTAACCGGCGAACAAAGTGCGCCGGGCAGTGCGGGCGATCCGACATCCGGGCTGATCAAAGCCGTTGAGATGTGCAACAACAACGGCCATTGCCGGAAATTCGACGCCGGCACCATGTGCCCCAGTTTTCGCATTACCCGGGAAGAGCAACACCTGACACGAGGGCGAGCCAATACATTGCGGCTGGCGTTGTCCGGGCAATTAGGGTCAGACGGCCTTGCCGGCAACGATGTCAAAGAGGCACTGGATCTGTGTGTGTCCTGTAAGGGCTGCAAACGTGATTGCCCAACCGGTGTAGACATGGCCAAGATGAAAATTGAGGCACGTTCGGCCTGGTCAAAAAAACACGGGATTTCACTTCGAGATCGATTTGTGGCTGAAATGCCTCGTTACGCTGCATACGCCAGGCATTTTTCAAGCGTCATCGCTGCAGTTGAACGGGTGCCTTTTTTGTCAGACTGGATTAAGCGCACCTTAGGCTTGGCAGAACAGCGCGCTTTGCCGAACTTTTGCGGTAACTATCTGGCTGGCGCTGCTGCGAAGCCTGGTAGCGCAGTCTATGAAAAAGAAGTTTTGCTGTTTGTCGACACCTTCAATAACTACCTTGAGCCTTCTAACGCGGAAGCGGCACAACGGGTTCTTACTGCCGCCGGCTACCATGTGCACGTCAACAAAGCTCCGAGCGAGAGACCGTTATGCTGTGGCCGAACCTATCTTGCCTCCGGCCAGGTGGACAAGGCCAAAGCCGAAGCAAAGCGCACACTCGAGTACCTGATGCCGTTTGTTGAACGGGGCATCAGTATTGTCGGGCTGGAGCCATCCTGCCTGCTAACCCTACGCGATGAGTTTTTGCAGTATGGCTACGGTGAGCAGGCCGTGGCTTTGTCGAAGGCGTCCTTCCTGTTTGAGGAGTTTTTGGTCAAAGAACAAGAGGCAGGTCGCTTGAAGCTTGAGCTAAAAGCCCTCGAAACGCCCAGAGTGCTGCTACACGGACACTGTCACCAGAAAGCGTTTGATGCTCTCCGGCCAGTCGAGCAGGTGCTTCGCTGGATACCGGAACTAGAGGTTAAAAACATCGAAACCTCATGCTGCGGAATGGCCGGCAGCTTTGGATACGAACGTGAACACTACGAGGCCTCGATGCAGATGGCCGAGCTTTCACTTCTCCCTGCGGTTCGTAAGGCGGCGGCCGATGATCTTGTGGTTGCCGATGGCACCAGCTGTCGACATCAAATTCACGATGGCGCCAATAAAACCGCCTTGCATGTCGCCAAGGTGCTGGAAAGTGCATTAGCCTGA
- a CDS encoding TRAP transporter large permease has protein sequence MIIFFMFVGLICLILINVPVAIALGIVGAVATVSSYGVSALPNVAMVMFDGATKFPLIAIPLFILAGAIMNASSISRRLIDLASAMLGFIKGGLSMVTIGASIFFAEISGSAVAGVSAIGSIMIPAMKKKGYSKEFSAAISSSAASLAIILPPSIPMILYAVMSGVSVVKMFVAGILPGILGALGLAAMCYYLAKKNNFPSEGEFRAKKLWEAFKGAIWALSIPVIILGGIFGGIVTATEGAALAVVVAIFISTVVYREFNLRIFYKSCLDAGVQTAVVMLLVASSAVVGLYLTETQLPQQLANSISDMTDNKYIILALLNVVFLILGIFLHSAAAIILVVPIVLPLILAVGIDPVHFGLIVTLNLAIGQQTPPVASVLIASCSIAKSDIWATSRTNLWFLGVLFAILIINTYVPAFALSLVNLVYGT, from the coding sequence ATGATCATTTTTTTCATGTTTGTTGGTCTGATATGTCTGATTCTGATCAACGTGCCTGTAGCGATAGCGCTAGGTATCGTTGGTGCTGTTGCAACTGTCAGTAGTTATGGAGTCTCGGCACTACCCAATGTCGCGATGGTAATGTTTGATGGTGCGACGAAGTTCCCGCTCATTGCGATTCCGCTCTTTATATTAGCGGGTGCCATTATGAACGCCTCTAGTATCTCGCGGCGGTTGATTGATCTTGCATCGGCAATGCTTGGTTTTATAAAGGGCGGGCTGTCTATGGTTACCATAGGCGCCTCAATATTTTTTGCAGAAATTTCGGGGTCAGCTGTCGCGGGAGTTTCTGCTATCGGCAGTATTATGATCCCGGCGATGAAAAAGAAGGGCTATTCGAAGGAGTTCTCGGCGGCTATTTCATCCTCGGCGGCGAGCCTGGCGATTATACTGCCGCCATCCATCCCCATGATTCTTTATGCCGTAATGTCCGGCGTTTCTGTGGTTAAAATGTTTGTCGCCGGCATTTTGCCCGGGATATTGGGAGCTCTGGGCTTAGCCGCCATGTGTTACTACCTGGCGAAAAAGAATAACTTTCCGTCGGAAGGTGAGTTCCGGGCCAAAAAGCTCTGGGAAGCGTTCAAGGGTGCGATTTGGGCATTATCGATTCCGGTTATTATTCTGGGTGGTATATTTGGCGGGATCGTAACTGCGACCGAAGGTGCTGCACTGGCCGTTGTTGTTGCCATCTTCATCAGTACCGTTGTCTACCGTGAGTTCAACCTGCGTATCTTCTACAAATCCTGTCTCGATGCGGGCGTTCAAACGGCTGTGGTTATGCTTCTGGTGGCGAGCTCCGCTGTCGTGGGGCTTTATCTCACCGAGACTCAGCTTCCACAGCAGCTCGCCAATTCCATCAGTGACATGACCGACAACAAGTACATCATCTTGGCGTTGCTCAATGTCGTCTTCCTGATTCTGGGCATATTCCTGCATTCTGCCGCCGCCATCATCCTGGTGGTTCCAATCGTTCTTCCGCTAATTCTCGCGGTGGGTATTGACCCGGTCCACTTCGGTTTGATCGTTACATTGAATCTGGCCATAGGCCAACAAACACCCCCTGTGGCGAGCGTATTGATTGCTTCGTGCTCCATTGCGAAATCTGATATCTGGGCGACTTCGCGCACCAACCTCTGGTTTCTGGGTGTGCTGTTCGCGATTCTCATCATAAATACCTATGTTCCAGCCTTTGCATTGTCATTGGTGAACCTGGTTTATGGCACCTAA
- a CDS encoding histone deacetylase family protein: MKIYSHEKQKLHHPKSYFSRGQMRQPQETPERLTELLKAPQMMGLEVTTAKEIGIEPILVVHDFDYVEFLKHGYEEWMASGEDMGEEVQTTVYVPNNNSGLGILAKAAKYQADGSAPIGKHSWTSIYWSAQTALNAADSLLNDEMHQNDIQICLTRPAGHHARKSAAGGFCYLNNAAIIAEHLRQKFKKIAILDTDMHHGQGIQEIFYDRKDVLYTSVHGSPINFYPVVAGHEHERGHGNGYGYNVNFPMPHGTDEVGFFHYVDKSIEIVKLFNPDVVVHVLGFDVYKDDPQAKCHVSTQGFKTLAKKLKALNKPVIVLVEGGYCIEKLNENLQAFLSGLISKD; this comes from the coding sequence ATGAAAATATACAGTCACGAAAAACAAAAGCTTCATCATCCTAAAAGCTACTTTTCTCGAGGGCAAATGCGCCAGCCCCAAGAAACACCTGAGAGGTTGACTGAGCTATTAAAAGCTCCACAGATGATGGGGTTAGAAGTAACGACTGCGAAAGAAATAGGGATCGAGCCGATTTTAGTAGTACATGACTTCGACTATGTTGAGTTTTTAAAGCATGGTTATGAAGAATGGATGGCTTCGGGTGAGGATATGGGAGAGGAGGTTCAAACCACAGTCTATGTTCCAAACAACAATTCCGGGCTTGGTATTTTGGCAAAAGCGGCCAAGTATCAAGCTGATGGTAGCGCCCCAATTGGCAAGCATTCATGGACCTCTATTTATTGGTCCGCTCAAACGGCACTTAATGCTGCTGATTCATTATTAAATGATGAGATGCATCAAAATGATATTCAAATATGCCTGACGAGGCCCGCAGGGCATCACGCTAGAAAAAGCGCAGCAGGTGGTTTTTGTTATCTAAATAACGCAGCAATTATCGCTGAGCACTTACGCCAGAAATTTAAAAAAATCGCCATTTTAGATACCGACATGCATCATGGTCAGGGTATTCAAGAAATATTTTATGACCGTAAAGATGTTTTATATACTTCGGTGCATGGCAGTCCTATTAATTTTTATCCCGTAGTTGCAGGTCACGAGCACGAAAGAGGGCATGGGAATGGATACGGTTATAATGTCAACTTCCCGATGCCGCACGGTACCGATGAAGTTGGATTTTTTCATTATGTAGATAAATCGATCGAAATTGTAAAGCTGTTTAATCCAGACGTTGTCGTTCATGTGTTAGGATTCGATGTCTATAAAGACGATCCACAAGCTAAATGTCATGTCAGTACACAGGGTTTTAAAACGCTAGCAAAAAAGCTGAAAGCACTGAATAAGCCAGTGATTGTCTTAGTAGAAGGCGGTTACTGTATAGAAAAGCTCAATGAAAACCTACAGGCTTTTTTATCTGGACTTATTTCAAAGGATTAA
- a CDS encoding aminotransferase class V-fold PLP-dependent enzyme: MLKLDFHPSGRHFLQIPGPSPVPDRILRAMSLPTIDHRGPEFGALGLELLAKVKVIFKTTQPVIIYPASGTGAWEAALINTMSSGDRVLMFETGHFATLWEKMARRLGLEPEFLGLPGYEGWRAGVQANMIEDRLRQDTEHTIKAVCVVHNETSTGVTSDIPAVRRAMNAAGHPALLMVDTISGLACADYQHDAWGVDVTISGSQKGLMLPPGISFNALSDNAIAASKTSNLPKSFWAWDEILEANKNGYWPYTPNTNLLYGLNEALDMLLDEGLEQVFARHQRWAAGVRAAVEAWGLEVQCQEPDVYSPVLTGVVMPEGVDADAVRRLIYERFDLSLGMGLGKSKGKMFRIGHLGDCNDLTLIAALGGCEAGLKLSGVNLKGSGVLAALEYFSQNRPHHVN; encoded by the coding sequence ATGTTGAAACTTGATTTTCATCCATCAGGCCGGCACTTCCTTCAAATACCCGGGCCGTCTCCGGTACCGGACCGTATTCTGCGCGCCATGAGCCTCCCGACTATTGATCATCGCGGGCCGGAATTTGGCGCCCTGGGGCTGGAGTTGCTGGCGAAGGTTAAGGTCATCTTTAAAACGACCCAGCCCGTTATTATCTACCCGGCATCCGGAACCGGTGCCTGGGAAGCCGCTCTCATTAACACGATGTCTAGCGGTGACCGGGTGCTGATGTTTGAAACGGGTCACTTCGCAACACTGTGGGAAAAAATGGCACGTCGGCTTGGCTTGGAACCAGAATTTCTGGGGCTTCCCGGTTATGAGGGCTGGCGTGCGGGTGTGCAGGCCAACATGATTGAAGATCGCCTGAGACAGGATACAGAACATACCATTAAGGCGGTCTGTGTCGTTCACAACGAGACCTCAACAGGTGTCACAAGCGATATCCCGGCAGTGCGTCGAGCCATGAATGCCGCTGGCCACCCAGCACTGTTGATGGTTGACACCATCTCCGGCCTGGCCTGTGCAGACTATCAACACGATGCGTGGGGCGTCGACGTAACGATTTCTGGTTCCCAGAAAGGTTTAATGCTGCCGCCGGGTATCAGTTTTAATGCCTTGTCGGATAACGCCATCGCTGCCAGTAAAACCTCAAATTTGCCAAAAAGCTTCTGGGCATGGGACGAGATTCTTGAGGCCAATAAAAACGGTTATTGGCCTTACACGCCCAACACGAACTTGCTTTACGGCCTGAATGAAGCGTTGGATATGTTGCTTGACGAAGGTCTGGAACAGGTGTTCGCGCGTCACCAGCGTTGGGCTGCCGGTGTGCGTGCGGCCGTTGAAGCCTGGGGGCTGGAAGTTCAGTGCCAAGAGCCAGATGTTTACTCACCGGTTCTGACGGGGGTCGTCATGCCTGAGGGCGTGGATGCGGATGCGGTTCGGCGCCTGATCTACGAGCGTTTCGATCTGTCGCTGGGCATGGGGCTGGGCAAGTCGAAAGGCAAGATGTTCCGAATAGGACACCTCGGCGACTGCAATGATCTGACTTTGATTGCCGCGTTAGGCGGCTGCGAGGCTGGTCTGAAGTTGTCTGGAGTGAACCTCAAAGGCAGTGGCGTTTTGGCAGCGCTGGAGTACTTCTCCCAGAACCGGCCGCACCACGTCAATTAA
- a CDS encoding TRAP transporter small permease subunit: MNSLTNFKNAYFKFLEVIVVAIMIALASVVTVGFLSRLVGSPFSWYDEVASVGLAWLTYYGAALAAAKGAHIGCPTVVNYFPPAIRLPIALVAEAITIGFFVLLAYTGTQVVLILEGSTLISLTSVSVQLTQSAIPIGAVLFIIAELLHLPEVIASAKGDGFIDHELEEAGLTYDKASITTK; encoded by the coding sequence ATGAATTCACTTACAAATTTTAAAAACGCTTATTTCAAGTTTCTTGAAGTTATTGTCGTTGCCATAATGATTGCTCTGGCATCGGTTGTTACCGTAGGTTTTCTCTCGAGACTTGTTGGTTCACCGTTTAGTTGGTATGACGAAGTCGCCTCTGTGGGTTTGGCCTGGCTGACTTATTATGGTGCCGCACTCGCTGCAGCCAAGGGTGCTCACATTGGTTGCCCGACCGTTGTTAACTATTTCCCCCCCGCAATCCGGTTGCCCATTGCGTTAGTCGCTGAGGCAATCACCATCGGTTTCTTTGTTTTACTCGCCTATACCGGCACGCAAGTCGTCCTGATCCTTGAGGGGTCAACGCTTATCAGTTTAACCAGTGTGTCCGTGCAGCTAACACAATCTGCAATTCCTATTGGGGCTGTCCTCTTTATTATCGCCGAGCTCTTACATCTGCCAGAAGTGATCGCCAGCGCCAAAGGTGATGGGTTCATAGACCATGAACTGGAAGAAGCGGGCCTAACCTACGACAAGGCTTCAATAACTACTAAATAG
- a CDS encoding heme-binding protein — protein MAGKVFRSSVKITRAQARQIVDGAFAVARARDMDPLTAFVMDGGGNMIAAEREDGCAPLRLPVSRGKAFAALGNGASSRTVGERNEQRPAFLASVAAAADGHFVPVAGGVLILDPNDEVIGAVGISGASSDEDEQVAIAGIEAAGFKAGTAPD, from the coding sequence ATGGCAGGTAAAGTTTTTCGATCCAGCGTAAAAATTACACGGGCGCAGGCGCGCCAAATCGTAGACGGTGCATTTGCTGTGGCGCGAGCCCGGGATATGGATCCGCTGACGGCATTTGTTATGGATGGGGGCGGCAACATGATTGCCGCCGAACGGGAAGATGGCTGTGCACCGCTGCGTCTTCCTGTCTCAAGAGGCAAGGCGTTTGCTGCTTTAGGGAATGGTGCTTCCAGCCGAACGGTGGGGGAGCGCAACGAGCAACGGCCAGCTTTTTTGGCGTCAGTTGCGGCTGCTGCGGACGGCCATTTCGTACCGGTAGCGGGCGGTGTATTGATTCTTGATCCAAACGACGAGGTTATCGGAGCAGTGGGGATTAGCGGTGCTTCTTCAGATGAGGATGAGCAAGTAGCGATTGCCGGCATTGAAGCTGCAGGTTTTAAGGCAGGAACCGCTCCCGACTGA
- a CDS encoding CoA transferase: MLPLKNIKVLDVSQIMAGPYCTMVLGDMGAEVIKVEKANGGDDSRQMGPYVNDESTCFSQINRNKKSISLNLKDERARAIFYRLANDADVIVENYRPGVTKSLGIDYEAIKMINPGIIYCSISGYGQTGPYSNKGGFDLVAQGMSGLMSMTGEPGRRPVKTGIAVYDIGAGITAVYSILAACIHKMNTGEGQQIDIAITECGLPWFSWEAAAYFSEGTVPEATGWRHRVSAPYQAVKTQDGYMMLGCANQRTWERFCQDVIARDDLIADERFLTNSDRGRNVEQLERVLEEILSLRETAHWLDRCDIAGVPAGPINNFAQAVQDEHFLARGMVEEIDHPVIGKMKTIGFPSKFSRTPSQIRYPAPLFAQHTDEILYGAGLSAEEVSNLRQEGCIK, from the coding sequence ATGCTTCCCTTGAAAAACATAAAAGTTCTGGATGTCTCGCAAATCATGGCCGGGCCTTATTGCACCATGGTGCTTGGTGACATGGGGGCAGAAGTCATTAAGGTGGAAAAGGCCAATGGTGGCGATGACAGCCGACAAATGGGGCCCTACGTTAACGACGAATCCACTTGTTTCTCCCAAATCAACCGAAACAAGAAAAGCATCTCTTTAAACCTGAAAGATGAACGGGCGAGGGCGATATTCTATCGGCTCGCCAACGACGCAGATGTCATTGTCGAGAACTATCGGCCCGGAGTGACGAAATCTCTGGGGATCGATTATGAGGCCATTAAAATGATCAACCCCGGCATAATTTACTGCTCTATTTCAGGCTATGGTCAAACGGGTCCGTACAGTAATAAAGGCGGTTTTGATCTGGTGGCCCAAGGCATGAGCGGTTTGATGTCGATGACGGGCGAGCCAGGTCGGCGGCCGGTAAAAACCGGCATTGCCGTTTACGATATCGGTGCTGGCATTACGGCGGTCTATTCGATTTTGGCGGCGTGCATACACAAAATGAACACCGGTGAAGGTCAACAGATTGATATAGCCATCACTGAATGTGGCCTGCCCTGGTTCAGTTGGGAGGCGGCGGCGTACTTCTCCGAAGGCACCGTGCCGGAAGCCACCGGCTGGCGTCATCGCGTATCCGCCCCTTATCAAGCCGTCAAAACTCAGGATGGCTACATGATGCTGGGCTGCGCTAACCAGCGAACCTGGGAGCGCTTCTGCCAGGATGTCATCGCGCGGGACGATTTAATTGCCGATGAGCGGTTTTTGACCAATAGCGACCGTGGACGCAATGTCGAGCAACTCGAACGTGTTCTGGAAGAAATCCTGTCCCTTCGTGAAACGGCGCACTGGCTGGATCGATGCGACATTGCAGGCGTGCCCGCCGGACCGATCAACAATTTCGCCCAGGCCGTGCAGGATGAGCATTTTCTCGCCAGAGGCATGGTCGAGGAAATCGACCACCCGGTGATCGGCAAGATGAAAACGATCGGTTTTCCCAGCAAATTTTCCCGTACACCCTCACAGATTCGTTACCCGGCGCCCCTCTTTGCGCAACACACCGATGAAATCTTGTATGGCGCTGGTTTGAGCGCAGAGGAGGTTAGTAATCTCCGCCAGGAGGGTTGTATCAAGTAG